TGACATATACATCCGCTTCAGGTGAAGAAGATTGATAGAAGGTCCCGACCATCGGCGAGACGATCTTATGTAAGTTGGATGTATCCTGGACTTCCTCCTGTTTCAATTCCTGGACCGCCGCTGCCTCTGCCTTTGGCTCTGGTCTTGGAGCTTCCTGCACGACCGGAGCCGGCTGTGGAGATGGTGCTGGAGCTGCTGGCTGTACATGCTCAACTACAGATTTAGCTTCTCCGCGCTTCTTCATTTTGATTTTTGATCCTTCAAATTCATATGAAAATTCGTCAATGCTTGATTGGTCTACTAGTTTGATTAATTCTCTGATTTCTTGTACTTTTAACATCTTTGGGCACCCCTTGTCCTTTTCGATTATTAAGACTAGATACTAATACTATACGATAATACCATGTAAAACTTCAATATGTAACAATGTTTCTTGTCTTCCTTCTCTATTTTAATATTTTCTGAAAAAAAAGTGAATTCATACGACAGGAATCCCAAAATTTCTAGCGAATATTACATTAGCTTGAATATGAGGAGAATACAATTCATGAAAAATATTGAAGAAATTAAAAAAGAGGATTTGGAAAGGAAAAATTCTTTAATTGTCAAAGCCACTCTCGTATCTGTCATTTTGGCGGCAGTAGTTGATATTGCCATGCAGAAAGAACTTGCCGTAATCCTCTCCATCATTGCCGGCGGGGGTGCAGGGGTAGCAGCAGTTGCATTGCTCCACTATACAAAAAGGTTAACAACTCTCATTCCTTATCTTTCCGTTGTGATCGTTTCTGCCGTTTTGTTCCTGATCATGGAAACTAGCGTTTCGCCGACCGCCTATACCCTTCTTTATTTTATCCTTGCTACAGCAGCAATCTATATGGACAGGAGATTGCTATTCCTGGCATCTGGTCTTGGTTTTATGATCATCTCCTTGTTCACATGGCTGCATCATGACTCGCTGTCGCTGGAAACAAAAAACTATGTAACAATCTATCTTTTGTACATGCTGGTCACCGTTATGCTCGGCTTTCAGTTTTCCATTTCTAAAAAGCTTTCTCAAACGATTGAGTCTGCAAAGCTGGAAACGGAGAATCTATTAAACAAGGATTTAGAGACAAGGGCAGTAATCGAAAGTAATACAAGAAGCATCGCAAACTTGATTGATGACGTAAAATTCAAGAGTAAGGAAAATTATCAATCTTCAAAGGAAATGACACAGTCTGTCGCAGAGATTTCTGCAGGAATCCATGTCCAGTCAGATTCAGTCGTGGACATTACTCAATCTCTTGAAAAAACAAATCTGGTCATCACCAGGACATCAACCCTTGTCGAAAAGCTGCATCATGACGCAATGGCGGCTGAAAGGGTTTCAGATAAAGGTGATGATCTAATGTCCAGTCTGATATCAGAATTGACAGCATCATATGAAAACATGCAGAATGTCAATTCACACATTCTATCTCTTTCAGCGCTGATTAAAGAAACAGCCAACTTTGCAGCAGATATCCAGGGAATCGCATCCCAGACTAATTTGCTAGCACTGAATGCCTCCATCGAAGCTGCTCGTGCCGGAGACAGCGGTAAGGGATTCGCTGTCGTTGCAGAGGAAGTAAGGAAGCTTGCGGACATCACCAGTCATACAGCGACACAGATTACCGAAAACTTAACTAACGTCATGAGCGATACCTCCAAAACAAGGGGAGGTGTCAATCTAACCGCTGAAAAACTGACACAGAACCTTGAACTGGCAGCAGAAACAATGGAAGCATTCCAATTGATTCATCAAACTTTCAGAGACCTAAAGGGTGATATATCTGAGCAGGAAGAACTGATAAAGACAATCGTGGATTCTTCGATGGCGATCGAAAGTTCCATTACCGGCTTCAGCTCCGTCATCCAGCAGGCAAGCGCCGCGTTGGAAGAGATTTCATCAGCTGCTTTATCTCAAAGTGAACATCATGAACAATTATTTAAATCTGTGGAAGCTGCACACCAATCTTTGGATAACCTGATAAAGCTGCAAAATAAATAAAGGGAAGGCGATGAGCCTTCCCTTTTGCATTTCCCCATTATTTTACTGGCTCAAATTGAACTGCTACATTCTGCAGGGAGCCTAGCTCTGTACGAACCATCTGGATGATTTCGTTCGCGGCTGATTTTGAATGTTCCTGAGCTTTTACTGTGATCCGGACATTCTCTCCGTCCGCACGAACAAGGGCATCTTCATAACCCATGGACTTAATCAATGTCTCTAGAGTGAATTCTTTTTGAGCTACTTCATCAAGCTCGTTCATCTTCTCGATTGCATCGCTGCGGTCTTGAGCTGGCAGGTCAGTGGAAGCGACAATTGACTGAAGATCTTCCTTCATTTTTGTGCGCTGTTCTTCAAGCTTCATGCGAAGTGCTTCGAACTTTTCATCACTTGCAATGCCAGAGATCACTGTTTTGCCATCCTTGGATTCAGTTGCTGCCGTTTCTGTTCCTTCAGCCTTCTGTTCTTCAACTCCGGCCAAATCCGCCTTTTGCTGTTCAGGTGCAGTGATATAATACACCGATAACACCACTACAAGACTCAACATTGTCAATAGCCACACTGTTTGCTTTTTTAATAACATTTATTATTCCCCCTTAGATTTTTTAGGCATGACTGCCACCCGGTGATTCGGAACATCCAAAGCCCTGGTGACGGCCTCGATAATCCATTTTTTCACTTGTATATTCTCAGCGCCCTTTGCTACCACTAGGACACCTCTGATTTCTGGTTTCTTGGTCTCGAGAACGATCGGAACCTCTTTTTCGCCGTTGCGGATGATGACCAGCTGTTCATCTTGTGATGCATCCTGAACCTTACGTTTACCGCCTTCACGGTCGGTTTCATCCGTCGTCTGTGACTGGATGACCGTATTCTTCTCAAGAACCTTCTTGTCCGTAGCATCCACGTTTACAAAAACGGTGACCTCACCTACGCCATTAATTCCTTCCAGCATCTCGGTCAATTGGGTTTCATATGCTTCTTCATACTCGGAAATGACGTCATTCCCTGCCGATTTCTTTT
This portion of the Mesobacillus sp. S13 genome encodes:
- the accB gene encoding acetyl-CoA carboxylase biotin carboxyl carrier protein translates to MLKVQEIRELIKLVDQSSIDEFSYEFEGSKIKMKKRGEAKSVVEHVQPAAPAPSPQPAPVVQEAPRPEPKAEAAAVQELKQEEVQDTSNLHKIVSPMVGTFYQSSSPEADVYVKTGSKVSKDSIVCIVEAMKLFNEIEAEVNGEIVEILVKDGQLVEYGQPLFLVKPE
- a CDS encoding methyl-accepting chemotaxis protein, translating into MKNIEEIKKEDLERKNSLIVKATLVSVILAAVVDIAMQKELAVILSIIAGGGAGVAAVALLHYTKRLTTLIPYLSVVIVSAVLFLIMETSVSPTAYTLLYFILATAAIYMDRRLLFLASGLGFMIISLFTWLHHDSLSLETKNYVTIYLLYMLVTVMLGFQFSISKKLSQTIESAKLETENLLNKDLETRAVIESNTRSIANLIDDVKFKSKENYQSSKEMTQSVAEISAGIHVQSDSVVDITQSLEKTNLVITRTSTLVEKLHHDAMAAERVSDKGDDLMSSLISELTASYENMQNVNSHILSLSALIKETANFAADIQGIASQTNLLALNASIEAARAGDSGKGFAVVAEEVRKLADITSHTATQITENLTNVMSDTSKTRGGVNLTAEKLTQNLELAAETMEAFQLIHQTFRDLKGDISEQEELIKTIVDSSMAIESSITGFSSVIQQASAALEEISSAALSQSEHHEQLFKSVEAAHQSLDNLIKLQNK
- a CDS encoding SpoIIIAH-like family protein, encoding MLLKKQTVWLLTMLSLVVVLSVYYITAPEQQKADLAGVEEQKAEGTETAATESKDGKTVISGIASDEKFEALRMKLEEQRTKMKEDLQSIVASTDLPAQDRSDAIEKMNELDEVAQKEFTLETLIKSMGYEDALVRADGENVRITVKAQEHSKSAANEIIQMVRTELGSLQNVAVQFEPVK
- the spoIIIAG gene encoding stage III sporulation protein AG, producing MDNEKGPLSWLKKQLNSKDGPPEKKSGKYQYLMIVVLFGAAIMLIGNILGDQKPEMAVTASKEAGAEEDAAVFGQKKSAGNDVISEYEEAYETQLTEMLEGINGVGEVTVFVNVDATDKKVLEKNTVIQSQTTDETDREGGKRKVQDASQDEQLVIIRNGEKEVPIVLETKKPEIRGVLVVAKGAENIQVKKWIIEAVTRALDVPNHRVAVMPKKSKGE